TACCAATTGAGTAACTGACAGGAATGTCTTGTTATATTAAATGCAAAAACTACAAGTCTGCTAAcatccgttttcaataaacgatcccaatctcaatcttcaatccgattccgagaatgaaccaatcaaaatgacaaTTGTACGCATGTCgaaaaacctttgttctgattggtccatttttaaaatagatcgaAAATAACGattcgattattgaaaatggcggttggTAGCATGTGTATTGCAGAGTAACGATTTAGAcgaattgtatttattgtatttaatgggTTGTGTTGTCGACCCGCCATGTGTTTTTAtgtgatttgtttgttttgtacatTGGGTATCGTGATTTATAACGTGGtgaccgattttgaaaaaaaaaaactttttttatttcgtttttttacaGCCATTGcgaaagttttaaaaatgttcttttttcaaacaaaTCTTGTTTGATATTGTATCTTACTATGGTCTTGATTGCCtttgaaatgttaaaattgCGTCATTTAATGCTGCGTAAATCGTATAACAGATTGCTGAGATCGTGTCCATATTTTTAGATCTCTACCAAATTCGGTCACTgcgtcaaaaaaaaaaaatattttggtgctGTCTAAAATTGTGAATCACACAAAGGTGTGCACTTtggattttattgcattttccaatgggtttttattttgtaaatatattgattaGCGTCGGCCCTAGCGGCGACTGTATGTTATTCATCGTCATTCAATAAAACGAcaatctttttatatttgttttatttaaacatatttgaacacatctatagaataaaaaaaaaaacaaaaaatagacaaaaacagtattaaattttaaaatattaatttccatCTCAAGTTCTAGTGATCAGGTGCCATAATGAGAGAGTGATTTGTAGTCTatccaaaacataaaatataattaaaacccCATTTTgcgacgtattttttttattacttaggcaaacgagcaagcggtccgcctaAGCAGCAGTCCGGTTAGCAGCATGCAACCATGAACTTGGCAATGCCATATAGACactaaaaaatatgttctaagagacaaaatatttttatgagtatacataatacattttattacagaaaGTAGTTAACAAAATATCTATCTATGAAGCAAGTTAAAATgcttattaatataacaatgcACAACATAAGCTTAACAACTAATAGTGAACTAAtacttagttatttataaattgccACGTTTTCCTTGTTCATATTCTATCGACTCGAACAGCGTCTTGAAGTTGCCGGCTCCGAAACCctgtaatagaaataaaactttagtttcgtaattatttactaaaataaatgtcacATCGAAATAAGTTTTCGGATATCATTATTAAGCCTTCGAATCGCCggtagtaaaataaaactaaaaaaactgcgaacaaataaaaaaaaaagcggaAGCGTTCGTatcgaaagcaaaaaaaaacagactTTTATCATATTGCCCTGTACTCAACTACGTAAAGGTTTTTACAAGTGTAGAAATCATATATTCGACACAAGCCGCACTTACATTATGATTTCTCCTCTGAATGACCTCCAAGAAGAGCGTGGGCCTGTCCTGTGTGTTCTTAGTGAAGATCTGCAGCAGGTAACCATCATCATCGTAGTCTATGAGGATGTTCAACCGCTCCAGGATGTCCAGGCTCTCGGCCACTTTCACTTTACTGCTTTGAAGGCGTTCGCGTATCAACTTGTAGTACTTTGATGGGATTGAAAGGAACTCTACACCGCGTTGACGCAGATTTTCTATctgaaattgttataaatattatcaaattttagGTATATAGTTTTGATAAAAGGAATGGGTATCAGAATATGGAACTTAATTCgatctaattatttttaggaTACATTATCAGCACTTGCTTGGACGTAGCTAACCTCGTTTTTCATCATTTTGGTGGTAATATTAGAAGACTAGATTAGGTAGCAGTAAAATACTGCCGCGACACCCAACACAGCTCTAAGATAGGcttcaggcgagcggcatgctcgtctcgtcatttaattgcattaaaaatattatcaaaaaatcttgTTGATCCAATTTTTGAAGTGAAGGAGCTGGTCGTCCCATTCAGTTGATGCTTACAGCAGTAATAATATCCTCGGTGTTGAGGGCGAGGTGCTGCACGCCAGCGCCGCCGTGGTACTCCACGTACTCCTGGATCTGACTCTTCCTCTTGCCGGCCGCGGGCTCATTGATGGGCACTTTCACTGTCTCCTCCCAGTTAGCCATTACCACTGATCGCAGGGCCGAGTACTCAGTGCACACTTGCTTGTCGTCTACTGACCAGAATCTGTGAAGAAAGTAAATGTAACGTATCTGACAATAGTAAAGCACCATGAAAGCGATTTTGTCGAACCTATGCTGGTTTAGGgataagtttgtttatttgaaacataTCTAGACAGGTAATTTCAAATTCAGTAAAGGTACAGCCGAGTATACGGTGCATACTTGCTTGTTGTCTACTGACCAGAATCTGTGAAGATAGAAAATGTAACGCGTCTGACATTAAAGCATCATAAATGCGATTTTGCCGAACCTATGCTAGTTGGGGGTAAGCTTGTTAATTTGAAACCAGACAGGTAATTTTCAATTCAGTAAAGGTTCATTAAGGAATGTTTTGAAAgcgtgtatattttaatttattcctgGCTACCTAGCGgggcgacatttttttttttctacttatttGGTTAGTAGAAGGAAAAAGAGCACCTATCCGTTGAGTAGATCAAGTGACTGCCCTCACTGGATTGTCTATTGCGACTGCCTTAAAAGAAGCCGAAAATAGAACAAAATGGAAAGATCATACAACCACGAAGGCCTTTCAGAGACACGTTCTTCAATAATGAAGAACACGACCAAGAAGAAGAAGGTGATATAGGCTATATGGTCTTATTTTACTGATAATTGTGACCCAGAATTACGTACCTATGGAATTGCAGACAGCGTTCGTACCACGAGGCAGCTTCTTCCATGCAGTTGTCGGGCTGGTTGCCGACTATATGGTCGATGAAGTTGATCTCCACTTTAGGTCTAGAAAAATGCATAACCAATAGACAATAAGCAGTTGGTACAAATTAATCTAAATCTCAAATACTTGAAAGATTTGCActggtattttaataatatccatATATATGACATTCAtaatgatcccactgcacctaatgataagtggagtaaGGTTCAGATTGAgggtcgactgatgagagacgaCCCCTCACAGGTTGACACTATTATGCTagcctgggcccttattctgtatgatagtgtaaacgcgtaacgcggccgtgtcacgttatcttcgagaaatgtgcgtgaaatggtattctgtaagccaaatttctatagtcctaaacatgatgcgttgtgttccgtgcttgttacacactgttaaaataacgtgcgggatagagaataaggcccctgtttgTGGTATCTCAAAGTAGAGGCGGATAAGAGCAGGTGAGAGACGCAATTTATTATTACCCaattacttacaaatatttgttgatgGGGTCTTTGTTTGA
This portion of the Manduca sexta isolate Smith_Timp_Sample1 chromosome 14, JHU_Msex_v1.0, whole genome shotgun sequence genome encodes:
- the LOC115456378 gene encoding 4-hydroxyphenylpyruvate dioxygenase, producing the protein MTSYTDKGRKPEAGRFLAFDHVTFWVSNAKQAASYYVTRFGFEPLAYSGLETGSRKIASHAVRMNKIVFVFQAQYEPEETEFSNEVAYHGDFVKDVAFQVENLDFILEYAKKQGAVVVKDLWEERDEFGVVRMAKLKTYGSNTHTLVDRSKYSGAFLPGYELSNKDPINKYLPKVEINFIDHIVGNQPDNCMEEAASWYERCLQFHRFWSVDDKQVCTEYSALRSVVMANWEETVKVPINEPAAGKRKSQIQEYVEYHGGAGVQHLALNTEDIITAIENLRQRGVEFLSIPSKYYKLIRERLQSSKVKVAESLDILERLNILIDYDDDGYLLQIFTKNTQDRPTLFLEVIQRRNHNGFGAGNFKTLFESIEYEQGKRGNL